A section of the Spirochaetaceae bacterium genome encodes:
- a CDS encoding GH32 C-terminal domain-containing protein produces MITSRRLAIDRRYLHIPVRYDARAGLMRVHAGGRQVLKFAAKVTAAHPDYVTFADLEPFRGQTLELTFDSGPEPGVALDGLALADALPDAGGIYRERYRPQFHFSSRRGFINDPNGLVYFAGEYHLFYQHQPFGTDIGHYLKFWGHAVSRDLVHWEELPPALAPDEHGAMYSGSAVVDWHNTSGLQSGDDPPLVALYTADGRSADEIRPFTQCLAYSNDRGRTWRKHPDNPVLPHIAGLNRDPRVFWHRPQSCWVMVLYLDGDRFALLTSPNLRDWTRRHEVRLPTHSCPDLFQLAVDGDPNDLRWVLWAADTRYLLGSFDGERFVPDAAEYGDRELRQQPLGTAYAAQTWSDLPADDGRVLQIAWLLTTPPGMPFTHCMTFPCELSLRRTARGVRLCSAPARELQTLRRGHRRWRGLMLDPDAVPPPAAPFLGVPVRHGGWAVVPLARMPDTAEVVVELEPGGADCVAVMLRGIWIVYDAGTRKLSCTQGRRRSANPAGTAIELQRGLLRLQVLLDRASIEVFGADGEVVIPLGVVPVDDANELAVAARGGSARLRCLDLWRLASIWNEE; encoded by the coding sequence GTGATCACCTCCCGCCGGTTGGCGATCGACCGCCGCTACCTGCACATCCCGGTGCGCTACGACGCCCGCGCCGGGTTGATGCGCGTGCACGCCGGCGGCAGGCAGGTGCTCAAGTTCGCCGCCAAGGTGACCGCGGCGCATCCCGACTACGTGACCTTCGCCGACCTGGAACCGTTCCGAGGCCAGACCCTGGAACTCACCTTCGACAGCGGTCCGGAGCCGGGCGTCGCGCTGGACGGACTGGCACTCGCCGACGCGCTGCCTGATGCCGGCGGCATCTACCGCGAGCGCTACCGCCCGCAGTTCCACTTCTCGTCGCGGCGCGGCTTCATCAACGACCCCAACGGGCTGGTGTACTTCGCCGGCGAATACCACCTGTTCTACCAGCACCAGCCGTTCGGCACCGACATTGGCCACTACCTGAAGTTCTGGGGACACGCCGTGAGCCGCGACTTGGTGCACTGGGAGGAGCTTCCGCCGGCCCTGGCGCCCGATGAACACGGCGCCATGTACTCCGGGTCGGCAGTGGTGGACTGGCACAACACCAGCGGTTTGCAGAGCGGCGACGATCCGCCGCTGGTGGCGCTGTACACCGCCGACGGCCGCTCCGCCGACGAGATACGCCCGTTCACGCAGTGCCTGGCGTACAGCAACGACCGCGGCCGCACCTGGCGCAAGCACCCCGACAATCCGGTGCTGCCGCACATTGCCGGCCTCAACCGCGACCCGCGCGTGTTCTGGCACCGTCCGCAATCCTGCTGGGTGATGGTGCTGTATCTGGATGGCGACCGGTTCGCCCTGCTCACCTCCCCCAACCTGCGCGACTGGACCCGGCGTCACGAGGTGCGCCTCCCCACGCACAGTTGCCCCGACCTGTTTCAGCTTGCGGTGGACGGCGATCCGAACGACCTGCGCTGGGTACTGTGGGCGGCGGACACGCGCTACCTCCTGGGCAGCTTCGACGGCGAACGCTTCGTCCCCGACGCCGCGGAATACGGAGACCGGGAACTGCGCCAGCAGCCGCTGGGCACCGCGTACGCCGCCCAGACCTGGAGCGACCTTCCGGCGGACGACGGGCGCGTACTGCAGATCGCCTGGCTGCTCACCACGCCGCCGGGCATGCCGTTTACCCATTGCATGACGTTCCCCTGCGAGTTGTCCCTGCGCCGCACGGCGCGCGGCGTGCGGCTGTGCTCGGCGCCGGCACGCGAACTGCAGACGTTGCGCCGCGGCCATCGCCGCTGGCGGGGGCTGATGCTGGATCCCGACGCCGTGCCGCCGCCGGCAGCTCCCTTCCTCGGCGTGCCGGTGCGGCATGGTGGTTGGGCAGTCGTTCCGCTGGCGCGCATGCCGGACACCGCTGAAGTGGTGGTGGAACTGGAGCCCGGCGGCGCGGATTGCGTTGCGGTGATGCTGCGCGGCATCTGGATCGTATATGATGCCGGGACCCGCAAGTTGTCATGCACCCAGGGGCGGCGACGCTCCGCCAATCCGGCCGGGACCGCGATCGAGTTGCAGCGCGGACTGCTGCGTCTCCAGGTCTTGCTGGACCGCGCATCGATCGAGGTTTTCGGCGCCGACGGCGAGGTGGTGATCCCGCTCGGCGTCGTTCCGGTGGATGACGCCAACGAACTGGCGGTGGCGGCGCGCGGCGGGAGCGCGCGGCTGCGTTGCCTGGACCTGTGGCGCCTTGCGTCGATCTGGAACGAGGAGTGA
- a CDS encoding sugar phosphate isomerase/epimerase translates to MGDAVQELKAGAQLYTVRDYTQTASDVAETLRKVAEMGYRAVQVSAFGPVAPREVARMARDHGLEIVATHFGWDEFRNDLGHLIEVHQMWGCRHAAIGGLPKEYFRAGGAARFAAELAPVAERLAAAGIDFSYHNHSHELVRYGGTTWLHQVYETAPPEHLCAELDVYWLAAGGADPAQWIGDLGARQPVIHFKDMVVLPDRTQRFAPVGAGNLNWPRIVAACRGAGVEWALVEQDQTYGADPFAELAASLRFLQGMGIG, encoded by the coding sequence GTGGGTGACGCTGTTCAGGAATTGAAGGCCGGAGCGCAGCTCTATACCGTGCGCGATTACACGCAGACGGCGAGCGACGTGGCGGAGACGCTGCGCAAGGTAGCCGAGATGGGCTACCGCGCGGTGCAGGTATCCGCCTTCGGTCCGGTTGCGCCGCGAGAGGTGGCGCGGATGGCGCGCGACCACGGCCTGGAGATCGTCGCCACCCACTTCGGCTGGGATGAGTTCCGCAACGACCTCGGGCACCTCATCGAAGTCCACCAGATGTGGGGCTGCCGGCACGCGGCGATCGGCGGTCTGCCCAAGGAGTACTTCCGGGCCGGCGGCGCGGCGCGGTTTGCCGCGGAACTGGCGCCTGTTGCCGAGCGGCTTGCCGCGGCCGGGATCGATTTCTCCTACCACAACCATAGCCACGAGCTGGTCCGCTACGGCGGCACCACCTGGTTGCACCAGGTGTACGAGACGGCTCCTCCCGAACATCTCTGCGCGGAGCTGGACGTATACTGGCTGGCCGCCGGCGGCGCCGACCCGGCGCAGTGGATCGGCGACCTCGGTGCGCGGCAGCCGGTCATCCACTTCAAGGACATGGTGGTGCTGCCCGACCGTACCCAGCGCTTCGCACCGGTCGGCGCCGGCAATCTCAACTGGCCGCGCATCGTGGCGGCGTGCCGCGGCGCGGGCGTGGAGTGGGCGCTGGTCGAGCAGGACCAGACCTACGGAGCCGACCCGTTCGCGGAACTGGCGGCGAGCCTGCGCTTTCTGCAAGGCATGGGAATCGGTTAG
- a CDS encoding fibronectin type III domain-containing protein, with product MALTVAMVLSLSIAGCSAATSGTGGAPSSAAEAPLPEPVPAPPQAETPPETETPGPSQPTDGDTPPAAAPPTPPPSTGVPSDTPGRPTGPRRFCKALYYDDPHKRPPTPYSASTPAPAEHSPPLVLRLGETNDGKPQKRHQIWVAWPGATSTPWPVDTYELAWTRADNPFPAPTIMQVYQVGQSRIITTNYAITGLQAGTEYKVRVRPRYEGTDYEAGVRVSAWSPVFTVRTMDPLPFLRCTEGQLVLDAPWFTLSTRPDGSQQAECDEKHPAFKTYRDLAPWSASSCGAVAWREPRIQRASLRVRIAGRGDVRAYPDPTSGSLRVLGLRVSVGGRSCELTDVLYLTIDGLATFDTTCAE from the coding sequence ATGGCGCTGACCGTGGCAATGGTCCTGTCGCTGTCGATCGCGGGCTGCAGTGCGGCCACTTCCGGGACGGGAGGGGCCCCGTCCTCCGCCGCCGAAGCGCCGCTCCCGGAGCCGGTGCCAGCGCCGCCCCAGGCAGAAACGCCGCCCGAGACAGAGACGCCGGGCCCGAGCCAGCCGACGGATGGCGACACTCCTCCCGCCGCCGCGCCGCCAACGCCGCCACCCTCCACCGGCGTACCTTCCGATACGCCGGGCAGGCCGACGGGCCCGAGACGATTCTGCAAGGCCTTGTACTACGACGATCCGCACAAACGCCCACCTACCCCGTATTCAGCCTCTACGCCCGCGCCGGCGGAACACTCTCCACCTCTGGTGCTTCGGCTCGGTGAGACAAACGACGGCAAGCCGCAAAAGCGGCACCAAATATGGGTGGCGTGGCCGGGCGCGACCAGCACGCCCTGGCCCGTCGACACCTACGAACTGGCCTGGACTCGCGCAGACAACCCGTTCCCGGCTCCGACGATCATGCAGGTGTACCAGGTGGGGCAGTCGCGAATCATCACCACGAACTACGCCATTACGGGGCTGCAAGCAGGTACGGAGTACAAGGTGCGGGTTCGCCCAAGGTATGAAGGCACCGACTATGAAGCAGGCGTGAGAGTCAGTGCGTGGTCGCCTGTCTTCACCGTGCGCACGATGGATCCTCTGCCTTTTCTGCGCTGCACCGAGGGCCAGCTTGTGCTCGATGCGCCGTGGTTCACGCTCTCCACCAGGCCAGACGGCAGCCAGCAAGCGGAGTGCGACGAGAAGCATCCTGCCTTCAAGACCTACCGGGATCTGGCTCCGTGGAGCGCAAGTAGTTGTGGCGCCGTTGCCTGGCGCGAACCGAGGATCCAGCGCGCTTCGCTGCGGGTGCGCATCGCCGGCAGGGGCGATGTGCGAGCCTACCCGGATCCCACATCCGGCTCGCTTCGGGTATTGGGCTTGCGTGTCTCCGTTGGGGGCCGGTCGTGCGAACTGACCGATGTGCTGTATCTCACGATCGACGGATTGGCTACCTTCGATACGACGTGCGCCGAGTAA
- a CDS encoding VOC family protein yields MTAAVDHLVYGVPELSAGVARIAELLGVTPAPGGSHEGRGSHNALLSLGGDAYLEIIAPDPAQPPPRQPRPFGLDSLARPRLVTFAVHACQTPPSRTSGKPQPGRAGGAQPAAEVRLERWRAHAVARGYDPGPVAPGTRRRSDGSLLRWHLCQHQELPFGGTVPFLIDWDAVDSPAASAPAGCRLLNLEVRSPEPEAVGPALRALGVPVAVQAADRPGLRATVATPRGTVQLT; encoded by the coding sequence ATGACGGCGGCAGTCGACCACCTGGTATACGGGGTGCCGGAGCTGTCGGCGGGGGTTGCACGGATCGCCGAGTTGCTCGGCGTTACCCCCGCTCCCGGCGGCAGCCATGAAGGGCGTGGTAGCCACAACGCGCTCCTTTCACTCGGGGGCGACGCGTACCTCGAAATCATTGCCCCCGATCCGGCTCAACCGCCGCCGCGGCAACCGCGGCCGTTCGGCCTCGACTCGCTCGCCAGGCCCCGCCTGGTCACCTTCGCGGTGCATGCATGCCAGACGCCACCGTCCCGCACCAGCGGGAAACCACAACCGGGTCGCGCCGGCGGGGCGCAGCCGGCGGCGGAGGTTCGGCTGGAACGCTGGCGTGCGCACGCCGTGGCACGCGGCTACGACCCGGGACCGGTGGCGCCCGGAACCCGCCGCCGGAGCGACGGCTCGCTGTTGCGTTGGCACCTGTGCCAACACCAGGAATTGCCGTTCGGAGGGACGGTTCCATTCCTCATCGACTGGGACGCCGTGGACTCGCCCGCGGCATCTGCCCCGGCGGGCTGCCGGTTGCTGAACCTCGAGGTGCGGTCTCCCGAACCGGAAGCCGTCGGTCCGGCGCTGCGCGCCCTCGGTGTACCCGTGGCGGTACAGGCGGCGGATCGGCCCGGGCTGCGCGCCACGGTGGCCACACCGCGCGGCACGGTCCAGTTGACCTGA
- a CDS encoding fibronectin type III domain-containing protein, with translation MVLSLSLAGCSAATSGTGGTTSSAAEAPLPEPVPTPPEPESPPEPESPPEPESPPEPESPPEPESPPPSTGVPSDTPGTPRFPARYCQFLFYDDPYKRPPAPYSASTAPPTEYSPSLVLRLGSTPDDEPQKRSQITVTWPTATSTPWPVETYELAWTRTGDPFPAPTIMQVYQQGQERFIVTNYTMTGLNAGTEYKVRVRPRYEGADYEAGERVSGWSPVFTVRTMDPLPLLDCTEGQHLRDPPWVTFYTDRHGMSYRCDQTHPAFQTYRYLAPWSALSCAGAGGPPFEPRIRPASLRVRIAGRGDVQVDPDSTHGQRRLAVLGLSVTVGGQRCELTDLLYLTIDGLAAFDSKCAE, from the coding sequence ATGGTCCTGTCTCTGTCGCTAGCGGGCTGCAGTGCGGCCACTTCAGGGACGGGAGGGACTACGAGCTCCGCCGCCGAAGCGCCCCTACCGGAGCCAGTTCCAACGCCGCCTGAGCCCGAGTCGCCGCCCGAGCCCGAGTCGCCGCCTGAGCCCGAGTCGCCGCCCGAGCCCGAGTCGCCGCCCGAGCCCGAGTCGCCGCCACCCTCCACCGGCGTGCCTTCCGACACGCCGGGCACGCCGAGGTTCCCGGCACGATACTGCCAGTTTTTGTTCTACGACGATCCGTACAAGCGCCCTCCCGCCCCGTATTCAGCCTCTACGGCCCCGCCGACGGAATACTCTCCATCTCTGGTGCTTCGGCTGGGGTCGACACCCGACGACGAGCCGCAAAAACGGAGCCAAATAACCGTGACGTGGCCGACGGCGACCAGCACGCCCTGGCCCGTCGAAACTTACGAACTGGCCTGGACTCGCACAGGCGACCCGTTCCCGGCTCCGACGATCATGCAGGTGTACCAGCAGGGGCAGGAGCGGTTCATCGTCACGAACTACACCATGACGGGGCTGAATGCAGGGACGGAGTACAAGGTACGGGTTCGCCCGAGATATGAAGGCGCCGACTATGAAGCAGGCGAGAGAGTCAGCGGATGGTCGCCTGTCTTCACCGTGCGCACGATGGATCCTCTGCCCCTGCTGGACTGCACCGAGGGCCAGCACCTGCGCGATCCGCCGTGGGTTACGTTCTACACTGACCGACACGGTATGAGCTATAGGTGCGACCAGACGCATCCTGCCTTCCAGACCTACCGGTATCTGGCTCCTTGGAGCGCGCTCAGTTGTGCCGGCGCTGGTGGCCCCCCGTTCGAACCGAGGATCCGGCCCGCTTCGTTGCGGGTACGCATCGCCGGGAGGGGCGATGTGCAAGTCGACCCGGATTCCACGCATGGCCAGCGTCGGCTTGCGGTATTGGGCCTGAGTGTGACCGTTGGGGGCCAGCGGTGCGAACTGACCGATCTGTTGTATCTCACGATCGACGGATTGGCTGCCTTCGACTCGAAGTGCGCCGAGTAG
- a CDS encoding phytanoyl-CoA dioxygenase family protein: protein MTDSSTTSSAPLTAGEIAAFRRDGIVVPRHALPATELDRLRTALDQLIADNPGVRPEKLVSAHLEHGAEGVRGNRVFLDIAHHDAVLDAVEQLIGPDIILWGCQVFAKPGGDGMEVPWHQDGQYWPIRPLATCTVWIAIDASTTENGCLRVIPGSHRRHELRSHHRSDRADVVLDQELDADEFDESTARDVELLPGEMSLHDVYLVHGSRANTSPRRRAGLALRYMPATSHFDRTMFRPGESTSTYMVDFSRRPIWLVRGADRTGKNDFRIGH, encoded by the coding sequence ATGACCGATTCCAGCACGACCTCGTCCGCGCCGTTGACGGCGGGTGAGATTGCCGCGTTCCGGCGCGACGGCATCGTAGTGCCGCGCCACGCCCTTCCGGCAACCGAGCTCGACCGGCTGCGCACCGCGCTCGACCAGTTGATCGCGGACAACCCCGGAGTACGCCCGGAGAAACTCGTGAGCGCTCACTTGGAACACGGGGCAGAAGGCGTCAGGGGCAACCGGGTGTTCCTGGACATCGCCCACCACGATGCGGTGCTCGATGCCGTGGAACAACTTATCGGTCCCGACATCATCCTGTGGGGATGCCAGGTGTTTGCCAAGCCCGGCGGCGACGGCATGGAGGTGCCGTGGCACCAGGACGGCCAGTACTGGCCGATTCGGCCGCTGGCCACCTGCACCGTGTGGATCGCAATCGATGCCAGCACCACCGAAAACGGGTGCCTGCGCGTGATCCCCGGCTCCCATCGGCGGCACGAGCTGCGCAGCCATCACCGCAGCGACCGCGCCGACGTGGTGCTGGACCAGGAGCTCGACGCGGATGAATTCGACGAATCGACCGCGCGCGACGTGGAACTGCTGCCGGGCGAGATGTCGCTGCACGACGTGTACCTGGTGCACGGGTCCCGCGCCAACACCTCGCCGCGGCGCCGGGCCGGTCTGGCGCTGCGGTACATGCCGGCCACCTCGCACTTCGACCGCACCATGTTTCGCCCCGGCGAGTCCACCTCCACCTACATGGTGGACTTCTCGCGCCGTCCGATCTGGCTGGTGCGCGGGGCCGACCGCACCGGCAAGAACGACTTCCGCATCGGCCACTGA
- a CDS encoding ABC transporter ATP-binding protein, translating into MTKVYRSGSTEVAALRGVSLRVDGGAFLAIAGPSGSGKTTLLNLVGCLDTATSGEVVIGGERVSDLNRKQLALFRRHRLGFIFQSFNLIPVLTAYENVSFALSLVTRDPKQVRDRTLAMLDDVGLSDMADRRPGELSGGQQQRVAIARALVKDPDIVLADEPTANVDSEIGEGLLDLMRTLNRRRSTTFLFSTHDAMVMDYAQRLVRLQDGRIVRDETRTGEGRAPATADAAR; encoded by the coding sequence GTGACCAAAGTGTATCGCAGCGGCAGCACCGAGGTCGCGGCTCTGCGCGGTGTCAGTCTGCGGGTGGATGGTGGCGCGTTTCTGGCGATTGCCGGCCCCTCCGGTTCCGGCAAGACCACTCTGCTCAATCTGGTTGGCTGTCTGGACACGGCGACCAGCGGCGAGGTGGTGATCGGCGGAGAACGTGTATCGGACCTGAACCGCAAACAGCTTGCCCTGTTTCGCCGTCATCGTCTCGGCTTCATCTTTCAGTCGTTCAATCTCATCCCGGTACTCACCGCCTACGAGAACGTCTCGTTTGCGTTGTCGCTGGTCACCCGCGACCCGAAGCAGGTGCGCGACCGCACCCTGGCGATGCTCGACGACGTCGGGTTGAGCGACATGGCCGACCGTCGCCCGGGCGAGCTGTCGGGCGGTCAACAGCAACGGGTGGCGATCGCACGCGCGCTGGTGAAGGACCCGGACATCGTGCTGGCCGACGAACCCACCGCGAACGTGGACTCCGAGATCGGCGAGGGGTTGCTGGACCTGATGCGCACGCTCAATCGCCGCCGCTCCACCACCTTCCTGTTCTCCACCCACGATGCCATGGTCATGGACTACGCGCAGCGGTTGGTACGGTTGCAGGACGGCCGGATTGTCCGCGACGAGACGCGCACCGGCGAGGGCCGTGCGCCGGCTACCGCGGACGCCGCCCGG
- a CDS encoding mandelate racemase/muconate lactonizing enzyme family protein, with translation MTITSLKTVSVAGTKTWNYVRLETDTGITGTGEAHPGAGIGDLIERRLAPMLIGADARNVEPLQRRMLASSTGDSAGGMLVGAIGGVETALWDVAGKALGVPAYRLLGGAYRDRIRLYADVGRGVAMANTPASWAARAREAAAEGFDALKFDIDHSADELSHDLLARGLSLAELERMTALVAAAREGAGDRVDLAIDCHGIYQVRDVLLLAERLTPFRLMFLEDPVPPENTAALAKVTRSTPIPICTGEWRYRCDGFRDLIEQQACDLLHVDVAATGGMSEAKRIADLADLYYMPFAAHNITSPLGLVASAHVCAAVRNLNSMELPYHGDQVAWRWDLVRSPEPLIDRGRFVVPRGPGLGVELDETVVNAHLAPGSAPL, from the coding sequence ATGACCATTACGTCACTGAAGACGGTTTCGGTAGCGGGCACCAAGACGTGGAACTACGTGCGGCTGGAGACCGACACCGGCATCACCGGCACCGGAGAAGCGCACCCGGGAGCAGGCATCGGCGACCTGATCGAGCGTCGCCTGGCGCCAATGTTGATCGGCGCGGATGCGCGCAACGTGGAGCCGCTGCAGCGGCGGATGCTGGCGTCGAGCACCGGAGATTCGGCCGGCGGCATGCTGGTGGGGGCGATCGGCGGAGTAGAAACCGCGCTCTGGGATGTTGCCGGCAAGGCCCTCGGCGTACCGGCTTACCGGCTGCTCGGCGGTGCCTACCGCGACCGAATTCGCCTCTACGCGGACGTCGGACGCGGCGTCGCCATGGCGAACACGCCGGCAAGCTGGGCGGCACGCGCGCGCGAGGCCGCCGCCGAAGGATTCGATGCCCTCAAGTTCGACATCGACCACTCCGCCGATGAATTGAGCCATGACCTGCTGGCGCGCGGACTGAGCCTGGCGGAACTGGAGCGCATGACGGCGCTGGTGGCGGCGGCACGCGAGGGGGCCGGTGACCGCGTCGATCTGGCGATCGATTGTCACGGCATATACCAGGTGCGCGACGTGCTGCTGCTGGCCGAACGTCTGACCCCGTTTCGCCTCATGTTTCTCGAAGACCCGGTACCCCCGGAAAACACCGCCGCTCTGGCCAAGGTCACGCGCAGCACGCCGATTCCGATCTGCACCGGCGAGTGGCGCTACCGGTGCGACGGATTTCGCGACCTGATCGAACAGCAGGCATGCGACCTGCTGCACGTGGATGTCGCCGCCACCGGAGGCATGTCGGAAGCCAAGAGGATCGCCGATCTCGCCGACCTCTACTACATGCCGTTCGCGGCCCACAACATCACCTCGCCGCTGGGCCTCGTCGCCAGCGCGCACGTGTGTGCGGCGGTGCGCAACCTGAACAGCATGGAACTGCCGTATCACGGTGACCAGGTCGCGTGGCGCTGGGACCTGGTGCGCAGCCCCGAACCGCTGATCGACCGCGGGCGGTTCGTCGTGCCGCGTGGACCCGGTCTCGGTGTCGAGCTCGACGAAACCGTGGTCAACGCCCACCTCGCGCCCGGATCCGCGCCGCTGTAG